Proteins encoded in a region of the Bacillota bacterium genome:
- a CDS encoding Gfo/Idh/MocA family oxidoreductase — MAKLRIGVAGLHHWYSAIPFVKSAINSNSVSLIAIAHEDKEQLDDVLGSLDDGSITTFTDPLEMVMREDIDVVASFLPTNRNAAVCVAALESGKHVISTKPVAFTVDEASRVRDAVQQSGRFFWGYETYQRQLPWVKQVKAWVDSGKLGAVRTITWQSHSGLPRRWHDSSCLGWWVDANQAPGGAWIDHAIYHLDVSCYLLDSDPTDVSGVAGNLRYKDLSLEDYGTASFTFESDCVVNIEDTWIATLPFGTRFSLLADEGWIKYNVGEPTITYRTRAMKQPEVVKISTEGPNIVEIVAQEIAQGVSGLKNASDSLRNLDWCLRFYQKAERM; from the coding sequence ATGGCCAAGTTGCGAATCGGGGTAGCAGGGCTGCATCATTGGTATTCAGCAATTCCCTTCGTCAAGTCTGCAATCAACTCCAACTCTGTCAGTCTAATAGCAATAGCCCATGAGGACAAAGAACAACTAGATGATGTACTAGGAAGTCTAGATGATGGTTCTATCACAACCTTTACCGATCCCCTAGAGATGGTAATGAGGGAGGATATCGATGTAGTAGCGTCTTTCTTGCCGACCAATCGGAATGCCGCTGTCTGTGTGGCGGCTTTAGAATCTGGAAAGCACGTGATTTCTACCAAACCCGTGGCCTTCACCGTCGATGAAGCCAGTAGGGTAAGGGATGCCGTGCAACAGAGTGGTCGGTTCTTCTGGGGATATGAGACCTACCAACGGCAATTACCTTGGGTGAAACAAGTTAAAGCCTGGGTAGACAGTGGAAAACTGGGAGCCGTTCGTACGATTACCTGGCAGAGCCATTCGGGTCTACCGAGAAGATGGCATGATAGCAGCTGTCTTGGCTGGTGGGTTGATGCTAATCAGGCTCCGGGAGGGGCCTGGATCGACCATGCCATCTACCACCTAGACGTAAGTTGCTACCTGTTGGACTCCGACCCCACAGACGTTAGCGGAGTAGCGGGCAACCTGCGATATAAGGATCTGAGCCTAGAGGATTACGGCACGGCAAGTTTTACCTTCGAGTCCGATTGCGTTGTGAACATTGAAGACACCTGGATTGCCACGCTGCCCTTTGGCACGAGATTTAGCCTTCTTGCCGATGAGGGGTGGATCAAGTACAACGTGGGCGAACCCACGATTACTTATCGAACCAGAGCAATGAAGCAGCCTGAAGTAGTGAAGATATCAACCGAGGGGCCGAACATCGTAGAGATAGTTGCTCAAGAAATTGCGCAAGGGGTCAGCGGCCTTAAGAACGCATCTGACTCGCTGCGAAACCTTGACTGGTGTCTGCGGTTTTATCAGAAGGCAGAACGGATGTAG
- a CDS encoding ROK family transcriptional regulator, protein MRRIHSSSTPANSRLVSSMNTELILDSLIQLRRASKSQLARETNLSFPTVSKLIQELETSGLVIAVDDHHQTGGRPSTLYQFNPEVGTLIAGDVTSDLIKLVAIDFLGNEVTRSEVAVPNGPPSPSDVLKAIEGLSYKLTRPLKGICLSIPGLIDYTSGTVQRCLSLDWGRIPLGQMITDKFEVPAIIENDAIAAAIGEFYAGDGNRDSNETFAYIAISRGIGAGIVVNGRVLRGRRTQPGSIGHTIIDYSGKTICRCGNTGCLEALAGQAALVSTARKLGIVTSVEETAAVKEIVQQAEEGNPKAVELLQEAGSMFAIGINNLLLTIDGEKAVLGGTLALSSIFLDAVRSQLTRLNPILGRFVDVIPSTLYPNASLEGACFLARESLVYTTINGEE, encoded by the coding sequence ATGCGCAGGATTCACAGCTCGTCTACACCAGCAAACAGCAGACTAGTTAGTTCCATGAATACAGAGCTGATCCTCGACTCCTTAATTCAGTTGAGAAGGGCCTCTAAGTCCCAATTGGCTCGAGAAACCAACTTGAGCTTTCCTACGGTATCAAAACTGATCCAAGAATTAGAGACCAGTGGTCTAGTTATCGCGGTTGATGATCATCATCAGACCGGGGGACGACCTTCCACACTGTATCAGTTTAATCCGGAGGTAGGCACCCTGATTGCCGGCGATGTTACCAGTGACTTAATCAAGCTGGTGGCCATAGATTTTCTTGGCAACGAAGTAACTAGATCCGAGGTTGCCGTGCCCAATGGGCCTCCTTCTCCCAGTGACGTGCTCAAGGCCATTGAGGGACTTTCCTATAAGCTAACGCGCCCACTGAAGGGAATATGTCTGTCGATACCCGGGTTGATTGACTATACCTCCGGCACTGTTCAAAGGTGTCTTAGTCTAGATTGGGGACGTATCCCTTTGGGCCAAATGATTACCGACAAGTTTGAGGTACCGGCGATCATTGAGAACGACGCAATCGCTGCGGCTATTGGGGAGTTCTATGCCGGAGACGGTAACCGTGACAGCAATGAAACCTTTGCCTATATCGCGATTAGTAGGGGGATCGGTGCAGGAATTGTGGTCAACGGCAGAGTTCTCCGCGGGCGAAGAACTCAACCGGGAAGTATCGGTCACACCATCATCGATTACTCTGGTAAGACCATTTGTCGGTGTGGGAATACAGGATGTCTCGAAGCCTTGGCAGGACAAGCTGCTCTGGTTAGCACCGCTCGCAAGCTGGGCATAGTCACCTCAGTAGAGGAGACAGCGGCAGTTAAGGAGATTGTCCAACAAGCGGAAGAGGGAAACCCAAAGGCCGTGGAGCTCCTTCAAGAGGCGGGATCAATGTTTGCAATCGGGATAAACAACCTACTTCTCACTATTGACGGGGAAAAAGCGGTCCTAGGAGGAACCTTGGCACTCAGTTCCATATTTCTCGACGCCGTTCGTTCTCAACTAACTAGACTAAATCCCATCCTCGGCCGGTTTGTCGATGTGATTCCATCGACCCTCTATCCAAACGCGTCACTGGAAGGGGCTTGCTTTCTGGCACGGGAATCACTGGTTTATACCACGATCAACGGTGAGGAGTAG
- a CDS encoding nucleoside triphosphate pyrophosphohydrolase, producing MPYYDKLVRDRIPEIIEAAGKKCVTAVLGESECLAQLERKLSEEWDEYLASKDVGGQIEELADILEVVYAIAQAKGVSIEELEAIRAKKAEERGAFKDRILLKWVED from the coding sequence ATGCCCTACTACGATAAATTGGTGAGGGACCGCATCCCTGAAATCATTGAGGCTGCTGGCAAGAAATGCGTCACTGCAGTTCTCGGAGAGTCAGAATGTCTCGCCCAACTAGAGAGAAAACTCAGTGAAGAATGGGATGAGTACCTGGCCAGCAAGGATGTTGGCGGCCAGATCGAGGAACTGGCTGATATTCTCGAGGTAGTCTATGCCATCGCCCAGGCAAAAGGAGTAAGCATCGAGGAACTTGAGGCAATTCGCGCCAAGAAAGCTGAAGAGCGAGGAGCTTTTAAGGACAGAATTCTTCTCAAGTGGGTTGAGGATTAA